A window of the Desulfobacula toluolica Tol2 genome harbors these coding sequences:
- the rplM gene encoding 50S ribosomal protein L13, translating into MKKYTYSAKRSDNSENWCVIDAKDKILGRLASQVAYRIRGKHNPLFTPHVDTGDWIIVINADKIRMTGNKLDQKKYYRHSGYIGGIKSITAKELLEKKPEELIKKAVKGMLPKNRLGRKLGKKLFVYTGDQHPHAAQKPEVVEI; encoded by the coding sequence TTGAAAAAATATACATATAGTGCAAAAAGATCAGACAATAGTGAAAATTGGTGTGTCATTGACGCAAAGGACAAGATTCTCGGCAGGCTTGCATCTCAGGTGGCGTATAGGATTCGTGGTAAACACAATCCTCTTTTTACGCCTCATGTTGATACAGGTGACTGGATTATTGTTATCAATGCAGATAAAATTCGTATGACGGGTAACAAGCTGGATCAAAAAAAATATTACCGTCATTCAGGTTATATTGGTGGTATTAAATCCATTACAGCTAAAGAACTGCTGGAGAAAAAGCCTGAAGAGTTGATAAAAAAAGCAGTTAAGGGAATGCTTCCTAAAAACAGGCTTGGCAGAAAACTTGGCAAGAAATTATTTGTATATACGGGCGATCAGCACCCTCATGCTGCTCAAAAGCCTGAAGTTGTTGAAATCTAA
- a CDS encoding crossover junction endodeoxyribonuclease RuvC: MVKIVGIDPGLAGTGIGVIEGNDREILSYSFGSISTDSKDPIHLRLHTIYSKVLSFLCAQKPDRVVIEDIYSLEKYPGSGIMLGKVSGVLLLAAYKAGLDVEEISVREMKKIVSGNGSADKHQVERSVRNLLGHGETIKPFHASDALGLALTGYYRCKRIL, encoded by the coding sequence ATGGTAAAAATAGTTGGGATTGATCCTGGGTTGGCCGGCACCGGCATTGGCGTTATAGAGGGAAATGATCGAGAAATCCTATCGTATTCATTTGGCAGCATATCCACTGATTCAAAGGACCCGATTCATTTGAGACTTCACACCATTTATTCTAAAGTGCTGTCTTTTCTTTGCGCACAAAAACCTGATCGTGTTGTTATAGAGGACATATACTCACTTGAAAAATACCCAGGATCAGGTATTATGCTGGGCAAAGTTTCCGGTGTTCTTCTTCTGGCAGCTTATAAAGCAGGTCTTGATGTGGAAGAAATTTCCGTAAGGGAAATGAAAAAAATTGTTTCCGGGAATGGGAGCGCAGACAAGCATCAGGTGGAGCGGTCTGTCCGTAATTTGTTGGGACATGGTGAGACAATAAAGCCCTTTCATGCCTCTGATGCACTAGGATTGGCTTTGACAGGATATTACAGGTGTAAAAGGATATTATGA
- a CDS encoding bactofilin family protein, translated as MGKKSSKNLSIIDRELKIEGSISSSGKLIIKGQVTGTIEGEVVIIAEGGQVNSSATTVSSITIGGKFQGEVTASRELIILATGVCAGKVECKDLIVENGGVLNAEVFCKTSSKLSAGKDSTAFDNTDVQKGKQIEL; from the coding sequence GTGGGAAAGAAAAGCAGCAAAAATCTTTCAATTATTGATAGGGAACTAAAAATTGAGGGATCAATATCAAGCAGCGGAAAGTTGATTATAAAGGGGCAGGTAACAGGAACTATTGAAGGAGAGGTGGTGATCATTGCAGAGGGAGGGCAGGTGAATTCCAGTGCCACAACGGTATCCAGTATTACGATTGGCGGAAAATTTCAAGGAGAAGTTACGGCATCCAGGGAATTGATTATTCTTGCCACTGGGGTATGTGCGGGTAAAGTAGAGTGTAAAGATCTTATTGTTGAAAATGGTGGTGTTTTAAATGCTGAAGTTTTCTGTAAAACATCAAGCAAACTATCGGCAGGGAAAGATTCAACTGCGTTTGACAACACTGATGTACAAAAAGGAAAACAGATAGAACTTTAA
- the rpsI gene encoding 30S ribosomal protein S9 gives MESGNVFYATGKRKDSIAKVWLTPGNGKILVNNKDLNEYFELNVTRDLLLSPLVLTEKSDAFDIKVTVMGGGKSGQAGAVRLGVSKALELSDPDLRGVLKNAGFLTRDARKKERKKYGKKGARASFQFSKR, from the coding sequence ATGGAAAGTGGAAACGTATTTTACGCGACTGGTAAAAGAAAAGATTCTATAGCCAAAGTATGGTTAACACCCGGCAATGGTAAGATTTTAGTCAACAATAAAGATCTTAATGAATACTTTGAATTAAACGTAACAAGAGATTTGCTTTTATCCCCTTTGGTTCTTACTGAAAAAAGCGATGCTTTTGACATTAAAGTTACAGTAATGGGCGGCGGAAAATCCGGTCAGGCCGGTGCTGTGCGTCTTGGTGTGTCCAAAGCGCTTGAACTTTCAGATCCTGATCTTCGAGGTGTTTTAAAAAACGCAGGATTCCTTACAAGAGATGCAAGGAAAAAGGAACGTAAAAAATACGGTAAAAAAGGCGCAAGAGCAAGCTTTCAGTTTTCAAAAAGATAG
- the tolR gene encoding protein TolR, which yields MQSGSGNDQFMSEINVTPFVDVMLVLLIIFMVTAPMMVQGVDVDLPKATSKPLNGNEERLIISIDDDLKVFINEQVVSVEFLTRKLGAILENFDKKNVYLRADKKVPYGVVINVISKIKQAGIDSLGMITLPEDENAS from the coding sequence ATGCAGTCAGGCTCAGGTAATGATCAGTTCATGTCCGAGATCAATGTCACTCCTTTTGTGGATGTCATGCTTGTTTTGCTGATTATTTTCATGGTGACGGCTCCCATGATGGTCCAGGGGGTTGATGTGGATTTGCCCAAGGCAACCTCAAAACCATTAAACGGTAATGAAGAACGTTTGATTATTTCCATTGATGATGATTTAAAAGTGTTTATTAATGAACAGGTTGTCAGTGTTGAATTTTTGACCCGGAAGCTGGGGGCCATATTGGAAAATTTTGATAAAAAAAATGTTTATCTCAGGGCGGATAAAAAAGTGCCGTATGGAGTAGTTATCAATGTGATTTCAAAAATAAAACAAGCCGGTATTGACAGTCTCGGGATGATAACCCTTCCTGAAGATGAAAATGCATCCTGA
- the ruvB gene encoding Holliday junction branch migration DNA helicase RuvB has protein sequence MNDDIISYSSEKKGIVTSSRTSDDLSSDIVSLRPISFNDYVGQDDTVETLKIAIQAAKMRNEPLDHILLHGPPGLGKTTVSHIIANEMEKELTVTSGPTLEKGGDLIGILTNIGKGDILFIDEIHRIPKVVEEFLYPAMEDFAVDFIFDKGIHARSHRYRLNQFVLIGATTRVGLLSSPLRDRFGLFRTLDFYSVDQLVIIIKRSAAILNITISDDGALELAQRSRGTPRIANRLLKRVRDYSQVKSHGKVTQNSVQAALELEGIDALGLTCLDRNYLKTIVDFYKGGPVGIEAIAATLQEETDTLVDVVEPFLLQIGLVLRTSSGRKASEKAYRHLKIKP, from the coding sequence ATGAATGATGATATTATTTCCTATTCTTCCGAAAAAAAAGGGATTGTTACATCCAGCAGAACATCCGATGACCTGTCTTCTGATATTGTTTCCTTAAGACCCATAAGCTTTAATGATTATGTGGGACAAGATGATACTGTTGAAACCTTGAAGATTGCCATACAGGCAGCCAAGATGAGGAATGAACCGTTAGATCACATATTGCTTCACGGGCCTCCTGGTTTAGGTAAAACAACTGTCTCCCATATCATTGCCAATGAAATGGAAAAAGAGCTGACCGTCACGTCAGGACCTACTCTGGAGAAGGGAGGGGATCTTATCGGAATATTAACTAATATAGGCAAAGGAGATATTTTATTCATTGATGAAATCCATCGAATTCCAAAAGTTGTTGAAGAATTTTTATATCCGGCCATGGAAGACTTTGCCGTGGATTTTATATTCGACAAGGGGATTCATGCAAGAAGTCATAGATATCGCTTAAATCAGTTTGTACTTATTGGCGCAACCACCCGTGTAGGGCTGTTATCCTCTCCTTTAAGGGATAGATTCGGACTTTTTCGAACACTTGATTTTTATTCTGTGGATCAACTGGTGATTATCATTAAACGGTCTGCTGCTATTTTGAACATAACCATTTCGGATGATGGCGCCCTGGAGCTGGCCCAAAGGTCCAGGGGTACCCCGAGGATTGCCAACAGGTTGTTAAAAAGAGTCAGGGATTATTCACAGGTAAAATCACATGGGAAAGTTACCCAAAACAGTGTTCAAGCAGCTCTTGAACTCGAAGGAATTGATGCTCTTGGTCTGACCTGTCTTGATCGAAATTATCTGAAAACCATAGTGGATTTCTATAAGGGAGGACCTGTGGGGATTGAAGCTATTGCGGCAACATTGCAGGAAGAAACAGATACTCTTGTTGATGTCGTAGAACCTTTTTTGTTGCAAATAGGCTTGGTACTTCGTACTTCCAGCGGCAGAAAAGCTTCGGAAAAAGCATATCGCCATCTTAAAATTAAACCATAA
- a CDS encoding cell envelope integrity protein TolA → MSLPIKVKIRKDSFLTPDHGRKTGIVFFSISVVLHGLFFCGMIFCQDIKLSKPLPSVIQIDLVSFSPEPAFEEPAKSQDYSTKKGEAINNAPIIQKAPVIKKNRTIPNFKPDISLKAKPKNLKDLIALQEKKRKESDNKKENKPVEKKPVEKKPVEKKPVEKKKAKKEIDPEKVLESARKQLEKKVEDQSQAKLEQALSRIQKKVQEQGKANEDQGKGAYAGYGKKGYEPIELYKMVLGSRIEQNWVFNETLARMNQGLEVRILIKVLKSGEIRDIIYETRSGNRYLDESAKKAIKKANPLPQLPGGRHSYDVIVIFTPRGLK, encoded by the coding sequence ATGAGTCTCCCTATAAAAGTTAAAATCAGAAAAGACTCATTTCTTACTCCTGATCACGGCAGGAAAACAGGAATAGTTTTTTTTTCTATTTCAGTAGTTTTACACGGTTTGTTTTTTTGCGGTATGATTTTTTGTCAGGATATCAAATTATCCAAACCCCTGCCATCGGTTATTCAGATTGATCTGGTCTCTTTTTCACCGGAACCTGCTTTTGAAGAACCTGCTAAAAGTCAAGATTATTCAACAAAAAAAGGGGAAGCAATAAATAATGCTCCCATTATACAAAAAGCTCCTGTTATAAAAAAAAACCGGACAATTCCAAATTTTAAACCGGACATAAGTTTAAAAGCGAAACCAAAAAATTTGAAAGATTTGATCGCCCTGCAAGAGAAAAAAAGAAAAGAATCAGACAATAAAAAAGAGAACAAGCCGGTTGAAAAGAAGCCGGTTGAAAAGAAGCCGGTTGAAAAGAAGCCGGTTGAAAAGAAAAAGGCCAAAAAAGAAATTGATCCTGAAAAGGTATTGGAATCAGCAAGGAAACAATTGGAAAAAAAAGTTGAGGATCAGTCCCAGGCTAAGCTTGAACAAGCCCTGAGCCGTATTCAGAAAAAGGTGCAGGAGCAGGGCAAGGCAAATGAGGATCAAGGGAAGGGGGCATATGCCGGGTATGGAAAGAAGGGATATGAACCCATAGAGCTATATAAAATGGTTTTAGGTTCAAGAATAGAGCAGAACTGGGTGTTTAATGAGACCCTTGCCAGGATGAACCAGGGTCTTGAAGTCAGAATCCTGATCAAAGTATTAAAAAGCGGTGAAATACGGGATATTATTTATGAAACCAGGTCAGGAAATCGTTATCTTGATGAATCTGCAAAAAAAGCAATTAAAAAAGCAAATCCACTGCCGCAGTTGCCGGGTGGAAGGCATTCTTATGATGTTATTGTTATTTTCACACCAAGAGGGCTGAAATAA
- the pal gene encoding peptidoglycan-associated lipoprotein Pal — MKNRVWINLTMAILVAGLFFAVSCAKKTIVSDATAIEDQAKIEADKNAAKAKAEAQARANAQAREDADRIAQQELEDRIANEKALRQAKIMAAKKRFENQNIHFEYDSSQLSPMAKTVLKEKAAWLKANYSVSVTIEGHCDDRGTTEYNLSLGERRAAAAKAYLVNLGVSASRLNTVSYGEEQPEDFGKTEDAYRKNRRAHFAID, encoded by the coding sequence ATGAAAAACAGAGTGTGGATTAATCTGACCATGGCAATCCTTGTTGCAGGACTTTTTTTTGCTGTCTCATGCGCAAAAAAAACAATTGTGTCAGATGCAACTGCTATTGAGGATCAAGCTAAGATAGAAGCAGATAAAAATGCTGCCAAAGCTAAAGCAGAAGCTCAAGCTCGGGCCAACGCGCAAGCAAGGGAAGATGCGGATCGTATTGCACAGCAGGAACTGGAAGATCGAATTGCCAATGAAAAAGCGCTGAGGCAAGCTAAAATAATGGCTGCAAAGAAACGGTTTGAAAACCAGAACATCCATTTTGAATATGACAGTTCTCAACTGAGTCCAATGGCAAAAACAGTTTTAAAAGAAAAAGCAGCATGGTTAAAAGCAAATTATTCGGTATCCGTAACTATTGAAGGCCACTGTGATGACCGTGGTACAACTGAATATAACCTTTCGTTGGGTGAAAGGCGTGCTGCTGCAGCAAAAGCTTATTTGGTCAATCTGGGCGTTTCGGCTTCTCGTTTGAACACCGTCAGCTATGGTGAAGAACAACCTGAAGATTTTGGAAAAACAGAGGATGCATACAGAAAGAACAGGCGCGCTCATTTTGCAATTGATTAA
- the tolQ gene encoding protein TolQ: MTTETVGLFYMLSNAGPVVKFIMLLLLFFSITSWAIIFIKFRYVRSAFKESADFTDVFWQCRNLSDAFSKAKALRSSPVARIFITAYMEMARSDSKDNEKTQVKRTDNSYFQAVGSIKRSLNRSIGVEVRRLVQLVPFLATAGNTAPFIGLFGTVWGIMDTFHGIGLSGSASLAVVAPGISEALIATAAGLAVAIPSVIAYNYFTDRIRVLDSELQSFSSDLLNIMERDIQKQMEA; the protein is encoded by the coding sequence ATGACCACGGAAACCGTTGGATTGTTTTACATGCTGAGCAATGCAGGCCCGGTTGTTAAATTTATCATGCTGCTGCTGCTGTTCTTTTCAATAACCTCATGGGCAATCATATTTATCAAATTCAGGTATGTAAGGAGTGCTTTTAAAGAATCTGCTGATTTTACAGATGTTTTCTGGCAGTGCCGAAATCTTTCAGATGCATTTTCAAAAGCCAAGGCATTGAGATCAAGTCCGGTCGCAAGAATTTTTATCACTGCATATATGGAGATGGCAAGATCTGACAGCAAAGATAATGAAAAAACACAGGTAAAGCGAACAGATAACTCCTATTTCCAAGCTGTCGGCAGCATAAAACGATCGTTAAACCGATCCATTGGCGTAGAAGTCAGACGTCTGGTTCAATTGGTACCGTTTTTGGCAACAGCTGGTAATACCGCCCCTTTTATCGGTCTTTTCGGTACGGTATGGGGGATCATGGATACCTTCCATGGCATTGGGTTAAGCGGGTCTGCAAGCCTTGCCGTAGTTGCTCCGGGCATATCGGAAGCATTGATCGCAACGGCAGCAGGTCTTGCCGTAGCAATACCTTCCGTTATTGCCTATAATTATTTTACGGACAGGATAAGGGTCTTGGATTCTGAGTTGCAGAGTTTTTCTTCAGATCTTTTAAATATAATGGAACGAGATATTCAAAAGCAAATGGAGGCATAA
- the ruvA gene encoding Holliday junction branch migration protein RuvA, whose translation MIGYLEGTILQFESDGILLLVGSVGYEVLLNPQMVEKLMSREATDKMISLYIYYHQTERQPKPVLIGFESPDDKEFFQTFITVDAIGPMKAVKAMTRPSSDIARAIETKDVSFLTGLSGVGQRTAEKIIATLHGKVKKFMLVTKDENQDKNQDKKEMKTESFAFEMLDIGRQVEDVLVEQLGHSPASAKRMVKEALEANDKISTPEELFDEIFGKN comes from the coding sequence ATGATCGGATATCTGGAAGGCACTATTTTGCAGTTTGAATCTGATGGTATCCTGCTGCTTGTGGGTAGTGTGGGATATGAGGTGCTGTTGAATCCCCAAATGGTTGAAAAGCTGATGTCCCGGGAAGCTACCGATAAAATGATTTCTCTGTATATTTATTATCACCAGACAGAGCGACAGCCAAAACCTGTTCTTATCGGTTTTGAATCTCCTGATGACAAAGAATTTTTTCAAACATTTATTACCGTAGATGCTATAGGCCCCATGAAAGCCGTCAAAGCCATGACTCGGCCGTCCAGTGATATTGCAAGGGCTATTGAAACAAAAGATGTCTCTTTTTTAACCGGCTTAAGTGGTGTTGGTCAACGAACAGCTGAAAAAATTATTGCAACCCTTCATGGAAAAGTTAAAAAATTTATGCTGGTAACCAAAGATGAAAACCAGGATAAAAATCAGGATAAAAAAGAAATGAAGACCGAATCTTTTGCGTTTGAGATGCTCGACATTGGTCGGCAGGTTGAGGATGTTCTTGTTGAACAGCTGGGGCATTCCCCTGCATCTGCAAAAAGAATGGTCAAGGAAGCCTTAGAAGCTAATGATAAAATTTCAACGCCGGAAGAACTTTTTGATGAGATTTTTGGGAAAAATTAG
- the tolB gene encoding Tol-Pal system beta propeller repeat protein TolB: MGLIIRNKRYLIYEMVNKTMVYRCCFVFIVFFLFQYGTVYAQEYDYINISNPFLKKTPVAVTGFKAFNGHEVEVTDGEKARRILTQALDFTGYLKTMNPVAFLSNPAESGIQLGQINFRDWTGIGAELLVTGGIIETNGKVKLKLRLFDTFNTKLLVGKVYSGSRSQIRKMIHLFCSEISYSLTGKWGVFNSKIAFVSTVNGKKEIFTCDFDGQNVKQMTFHKSICLSPSWSFDGKWLAYVSYAKGKPDIFIKNFNENKGAIVNYKGMNISPDWMPGQLKLSAALSFSGDQEIYLLTLTGEIIKRITKSWGIDVSPKFSPDGQKIVFTSKRAGTPQIYIKDIESGEVRRLTFKGLNNTSPAWSPDGKKIAYVNIKDNHINIFILDIDTGMPVQLTMNTGDNEDPAWSPDGSMITFTSTRENGVPRIFVMNASGSDQRRLLSLSGKQTQPDWSM; this comes from the coding sequence ATGGGTTTAATTATCAGGAATAAACGGTATCTTATCTATGAGATGGTTAATAAAACTATGGTATACAGATGTTGTTTTGTGTTTATTGTTTTTTTTTTATTTCAATATGGCACTGTATATGCTCAAGAATATGATTATATCAATATCAGTAACCCATTTTTAAAGAAAACACCTGTTGCTGTAACGGGATTTAAGGCGTTTAACGGTCATGAAGTTGAGGTAACGGATGGAGAAAAAGCAAGGCGTATTTTAACACAGGCACTTGATTTTACAGGCTACCTTAAAACGATGAACCCTGTTGCATTTTTATCAAATCCGGCTGAATCCGGCATTCAGCTGGGCCAGATTAATTTTCGTGACTGGACAGGCATTGGTGCTGAACTGCTTGTTACCGGGGGGATTATTGAAACCAATGGCAAAGTAAAACTTAAATTAAGACTTTTTGATACATTTAATACAAAACTTCTGGTAGGCAAGGTATATAGCGGTTCTCGTTCCCAAATCAGGAAGATGATTCATTTGTTTTGCAGTGAAATATCCTACTCTCTTACCGGTAAATGGGGGGTGTTCAATAGTAAAATTGCATTTGTTTCAACAGTAAACGGTAAAAAAGAAATATTCACCTGTGATTTTGACGGGCAAAACGTCAAGCAGATGACCTTCCACAAAAGTATTTGTCTTTCTCCTTCCTGGTCTTTTGATGGAAAATGGCTGGCCTATGTTTCCTATGCAAAGGGAAAGCCGGATATATTTATTAAAAATTTCAATGAAAACAAAGGTGCAATTGTCAATTACAAGGGAATGAATATTTCTCCGGACTGGATGCCGGGACAGCTTAAACTTTCGGCAGCTTTAAGTTTTTCCGGGGATCAGGAAATTTATTTGTTGACCCTGACCGGAGAAATTATTAAAAGAATAACAAAAAGCTGGGGAATTGATGTGTCGCCCAAGTTTTCACCGGATGGCCAAAAAATAGTTTTTACTTCAAAACGGGCCGGAACTCCCCAGATATATATAAAGGATATTGAATCAGGAGAAGTGCGGCGCCTGACGTTCAAAGGTCTTAATAATACATCGCCGGCTTGGTCTCCCGATGGCAAGAAAATTGCTTATGTCAACATTAAAGATAACCATATTAATATTTTTATACTGGATATTGATACGGGAATGCCGGTTCAATTGACCATGAATACGGGGGATAATGAAGATCCTGCATGGTCACCGGACGGCAGTATGATAACTTTTACATCAACCCGTGAAAACGGGGTTCCAAGAATTTTTGTTATGAATGCGTCCGGATCAGACCAGCGAAGACTTTTAAGTCTGAGCGGCAAACAGACCCAACCGGATTGGTCAATGTAA
- the groL gene encoding chaperonin GroEL (60 kDa chaperone family; promotes refolding of misfolded polypeptides especially under stressful conditions; forms two stacked rings of heptamers to form a barrel-shaped 14mer; ends can be capped by GroES; misfolded proteins enter the barrel where they are refolded when GroES binds), which translates to MAKEIKYDAKAREAMLRGVKALADAVVVTLGPKGRNVVIEKSWGSPNVTKDGVTVAKEIDLEDKFENMGAQMVKEVSSKTSDMAGDGTTTATVLARAIYENGQKLVVAGNNPMGIKRGIDKAVSKIVESLEKIAKPTKDQNEIAQVGTISANNDATIGNIIAEAMDKVGKEGVITVEEAKSMDTTLDVVEGMQFDRGYLSPYFVTDSEKMVAALDNPFVLICDKKISSMKDLLPILEEIAKTGKPLMIVAEDVEGEALATLVVNKLRGTLNVAAVKAPGFGDRRKAMLEDIAVLTGGQVVSEDIGIKLENVTIQDLGQAKTITIDKDNTIIVDGAGSRESLEGRVKMIRAQVEETSSDYDREKLQERLAKLVGGVAVINVGAATETEMKEKKARVEDALNATRAAVEEGIVPGGGVALVRCISALEELNLEGEEQLGVDVIARAIEEPLRKIADNAGAEGSVVINKVKEGTGAFGYNALTNVYEDLIEAGVIDPKKVVRFALQNAASVASVMLTTEAMIAEKPEKNDGGGMPAGMPGGGMGGMGGMGGMM; encoded by the coding sequence ATGGCAAAAGAAATTAAATATGATGCGAAGGCCCGTGAAGCAATGCTTAGGGGTGTTAAGGCTCTTGCAGATGCAGTTGTGGTTACTCTTGGACCTAAAGGACGAAATGTCGTTATTGAAAAATCCTGGGGCTCTCCCAATGTTACCAAAGATGGTGTAACTGTTGCAAAAGAGATTGATCTGGAAGATAAATTTGAGAACATGGGCGCTCAGATGGTAAAAGAAGTGTCCAGTAAAACTTCTGATATGGCCGGTGACGGTACTACTACTGCAACCGTTTTGGCCCGTGCAATCTATGAAAACGGCCAGAAGCTGGTTGTTGCAGGAAATAATCCCATGGGAATCAAAAGAGGGATTGATAAAGCGGTTTCTAAGATTGTCGAAAGTCTTGAAAAAATAGCAAAACCGACCAAAGATCAGAATGAAATTGCCCAAGTTGGAACCATTTCTGCAAATAATGATGCAACCATTGGTAATATTATTGCCGAAGCAATGGATAAAGTTGGTAAAGAAGGTGTTATCACCGTAGAAGAAGCCAAGTCAATGGATACCACTCTGGACGTTGTAGAAGGTATGCAGTTTGACCGCGGTTATCTGTCACCTTACTTTGTAACTGATTCAGAGAAAATGGTTGCAGCCCTTGATAATCCGTTTGTTTTAATCTGCGATAAAAAGATTTCTTCCATGAAAGACCTTCTTCCTATTCTTGAAGAAATTGCCAAAACTGGCAAACCTCTCATGATTGTTGCCGAAGATGTTGAAGGCGAAGCCCTTGCCACACTGGTTGTAAATAAACTTCGCGGCACCTTGAATGTTGCTGCAGTTAAAGCTCCGGGATTTGGCGACAGAAGAAAAGCCATGCTGGAAGATATTGCCGTATTAACCGGCGGACAGGTTGTTTCAGAAGACATTGGAATTAAACTTGAAAATGTAACCATTCAAGATCTGGGTCAGGCAAAAACCATTACGATTGATAAAGACAATACAATTATCGTTGATGGTGCAGGTTCCAGAGAATCGCTTGAAGGCCGTGTGAAAATGATTCGTGCCCAGGTTGAAGAAACCTCTTCTGACTATGACAGAGAAAAGCTTCAGGAAAGGCTTGCCAAACTTGTTGGCGGTGTTGCAGTGATTAATGTTGGTGCTGCCACTGAAACTGAAATGAAGGAAAAGAAAGCCAGAGTTGAAGATGCCCTTAATGCAACCCGTGCAGCGGTTGAAGAAGGTATCGTGCCTGGCGGTGGTGTTGCCCTTGTAAGATGTATTTCAGCTCTTGAAGAACTTAATCTTGAAGGCGAAGAACAACTGGGTGTGGATGTTATTGCACGCGCCATTGAAGAACCTCTTCGTAAAATTGCCGACAATGCAGGTGCTGAAGGCTCTGTTGTTATCAATAAAGTCAAAGAGGGCACAGGTGCCTTTGGTTACAATGCCTTGACAAATGTTTATGAAGATCTGATTGAAGCTGGTGTTATTGATCCTAAAAAAGTGGTTCGTTTTGCACTTCAGAATGCAGCCAGTGTTGCCTCTGTCATGCTGACCACGGAAGCCATGATCGCTGAAAAACCGGAAAAAAATGACGGCGGCGGAATGCCTGCTGGAATGCCCGGCGGCGGAATGGGCGGAATGGGCGGAATGGGCGGAATGATGTAA
- the ybgF gene encoding tol-pal system protein YbgF: MRMKYLFGVVIIVLVFSGCVESQSFVILENKVATLELKNKRQTEKSKEFAVQNEQIRLKFEQNIESIEKRLNESHSISQEEYAEMKDTIQSIKSDIQRLQGMIEEINHSFAQYRQNDSESIEKKIDRLDQAVSKNYEKVIALEKYMGFEPSAAGKIEKKAVSSIESGKTAELELYEFAKKLFDEGDKENARIQFENFINKYPDSNNADNARFWIADSYYAEKWFEKAILEYQKVLEVYPNSNKLAAARLKQGYAFAELGEKANARLILKELLKKHPDSNEAQYAQKKLKSLK; encoded by the coding sequence ATGAGAATGAAATATTTGTTCGGTGTTGTGATTATTGTATTGGTTTTTTCCGGCTGTGTCGAATCCCAGAGTTTTGTGATTCTTGAGAACAAGGTGGCAACTCTGGAATTGAAAAATAAGCGGCAAACTGAAAAATCAAAAGAATTTGCCGTGCAAAATGAACAGATTCGTTTGAAGTTTGAGCAGAATATTGAAAGTATCGAAAAAAGATTAAATGAAAGTCACAGTATCAGCCAGGAAGAGTATGCTGAAATGAAAGATACTATTCAGAGTATCAAATCAGACATTCAGAGGCTTCAAGGTATGATTGAAGAAATTAATCACAGTTTTGCACAATACCGCCAAAATGATAGTGAATCAATTGAGAAAAAAATTGATCGACTTGATCAGGCAGTTTCAAAGAATTATGAAAAAGTGATAGCGCTTGAAAAGTATATGGGGTTTGAACCATCTGCAGCAGGAAAAATTGAAAAAAAAGCAGTATCATCAATAGAATCCGGCAAGACTGCCGAACTTGAATTGTATGAGTTTGCAAAGAAATTGTTTGATGAGGGAGATAAGGAAAACGCCCGTATCCAGTTTGAAAACTTTATCAATAAATATCCGGATTCTAATAATGCGGACAATGCAAGATTTTGGATTGCCGACAGTTATTATGCTGAAAAATGGTTTGAAAAAGCAATCCTGGAGTACCAGAAAGTCTTGGAAGTGTATCCGAACAGCAATAAATTGGCTGCAGCAAGATTAAAACAAGGGTATGCGTTTGCTGAACTGGGTGAAAAAGCTAATGCAAGGCTTATCCTGAAAGAATTGTTAAAAAAACATCCTGACTCAAATGAAGCACAATATGCCCAAAAGAAATTAAAAAGTTTAAAGTAA